TAGAGGCAAtgataaaaatgagaaaatgacaTTTACGCTCTCTCTGGATTACTTAATATCAGATAAATCCATGTTAATTGCCGTAATGATTCTGCATGTAAAAGGCAAGAGTCACTGAGCCATGTGAAAGGTGTTTAGTTAAAGTAAAGTCCCACAGGCTTCTGCAGTAGTAACGCTGCAAGTTTCTGGCACGCTCTTCTTATTTCCATGCTCATGCACTGCTGTGTTTCTTCAAACATATATCAGACTATCAAACGCAAACACCCCATTTATTTTTGAACACggtgtttaaaatgtgtttcgctgagtgtgttttcactggaaacccAAAGACACTAAACTGAAgtactgtttaaaaaaatgcactttCTCTCAGGAAGGCAATTCAAATAATTTAATGTCATTCAAATCACTAACATGTACTTCAACACGGCACAAACTCTGAACTCAAATGGTGACAATGAGTAATAAATAATACCACATTTAACTCTTTAAGTTAGCTTTGAAGTCCCTACATACATTCACGCGGCATGCTTTGGATGTCGGTAATAATAACTAAACTTGCGGAAAAGACCAAGTTTCACCAATCCCGTCATGCAATATTAAACATCCTATTCCTATGATAGCAAACAATTTATGACACAAACACTCGTAATGCTTCAGTGCTGTAGGAATTTAGATTAGCAGTTGTGTGAGGAGTCAAACTATGTATTACTGGCCTAAACTGGAAACCTCCTGGTTGATTTAGTGCCACATGATGCAAAGATCCCAcacaaaaatgtgcattttgaaTAATAAAATACTAATATATCATGAAAATATATTCATCAATCATGTTCATTAAAACCTCTTTGCAAATTCAGTTGTTTAAAGCAATAATGGTGTTAAATATTGACACAAAAATATCTAATATAGCAGGAGTCTGCAACCCTCATCACCAAATTAacttgtttttcaccaaaaagtGTGGAAAACACGTTTAACCTTTGAAATTCTAATTAACAAGGTAATAGTTGCAGTCATAATATTTTctatatatacaaaaaaaaaaactatctcaTGTTATTTTATGAGGTTCATGAGCTTTAACTCAGAAgagtagcattttttttttaatttaaagtagTAGATACTGATAGTATTTTTTAACAAATTGTGATACTTTaaccattttttctgttttggttgttttttccccatttaattttctttctttctttctttttttctttctttctttctttctttctttctttctttcttactgTATTAAGAATTTTATTATACTGATTTGCCTTTTGAACaagttttaacacttttttttctctttacaaGTTTCTAGGATTTGagcagtttgattttttttttttgctttttcttttctttttttcacaagttTAGAAGCTTCAGCCATTTATGctattttcactgttttaccAGGTTTATTTCTTAGCTGTCACCCAATAATTGAGCggttttagcaattttagctgctttatctttttaaaaaataatgtttaaGCTAATTTAGCCACAATGTTTCTTTTAGAGATTTGTATTTTTGATCTGGTTCCATCTATTTTaagtttttgctgtttcagcCACTATTGCCATTTTAGTATGTTTCTAATATTTTCTGGGCATTTCAGCAGGAGATAATCCTTTTTAAAGTAGTgcaaataaaattttaaattaaCATAAATGTTAGAAAGCTGAAGGGAGACGCTAAAGAAGGGCTGAAGAGCCATGTGAGGCTCTGGAGCCACTGGTTGCAGACCCCTGTCCTATACGCatcctaaaaataaaacaaaaagtgcatCAGTTTTTAAACCCCACTTTAACTCACATCTAGATTATAAAGCAAAGAAATATCTGTTTAAACTGTCCCAGAATTGAATCGAACAAAACTACATGGCCCTTTGCAACTTTTTATCTCAGATGACACCTCAGTATTGAATACTGCGTCCGCTATGGATTCGTTGcctttcctgctgctgtcactgGATAATTGGCCTCCTCTGTCGCAACAGCTTATTCCGAGTCCGTGGCAAAATAAACGTAGCTTCTaagttctgtctctctctttcacaaacacacacaaacacactcgcatGCAAAGTTAACCAAGTGGGACCACTGCATCTCGCATCCGCTATCTTTACATGCATAGGAAACACCTCTGCAAAGAAGGTCAAAGGGCGTCCGCTGAAGGGCTTCAGGAGCGGGGGCCACCGTCACCCTGCTGGAAGGAGCTCAGTTCGCAAGCGCATCATCCGGGTGCGAACACGCACATGAAGGGGTCGTCCCGAGGGCTGCATGTGCGTCCCGTGCCCGGTCTCAGGCGGTCCTCGGGgttggtgggtgggtgggtgctCAGGGTGGGGTTCCTCAGTTCACTTCAGCAGGCCTCTCCCTATGTGTCCGTGAAGCCACGCTCGCCCGCTGACCCTCCTTCCCTCTTTGCCGTCAGTCCTTCCTCCTGAAGGAGCTCAAACATTCCAGTTATGGTTTCCGTGTCCTTGCTCTCTCCTGCTGGCTGCGCTTTCATCCCTTCGTGGCGTCGGCGGCCAGGTTTTCCAGGAGAGTTCTATAAATGTCCGAGCGGAGGAACCGCGGGTATGAGTCTCTTTCCATCAGCCCGTAAACTATCTTCTGAGCATCGTCAAAGCAGTGCATGGTGGGAGTCTTGACGTTCCTTTTGATCTGCTCTCGGGTGTGATAGTCAATGTTGATCTGGAATGAGGCACACAGACAGGAATGAGCGGATTTAAGCcaagagcagaagaagagacaGTCAACACTTCAGCTGGCGTTCTTTCCCCCAGTGAGAGACTCTGCTAGTGCTGCATATTCTCAATAtgatagacaaaaaaaaaaagggtctgGTGCTTAGAGGCTTCACTGAATTGGACTCACCTCTTTGGGCGATTCAGCTTTAATGAACTGCTCGTAAATCTTCTTGGCTCTTGAGGACATTCGAAATGAAGACTTGATCTTCTTGTAGTCCTCACAGGTTAGCCAGAATTCAATGTTCTCATCGCTGTATTCAGATTTTAGGAAGTTGCGAAAAGTAGCCAGACCATCTGAGGGAAAACACCAAGCAGTGAGTACAGAAAACCCCTTTGACTCtttaaactctctctctctctcgaggGAAAGACAAACATGCTATTCTGACAGCATTTTTATACtcgagagagaaaagaaacctACATTTAGACTCAAGAAGCCTTTCCAGGGACTGTGACCATTGTTGGGTATCTTCTAAACTTAGCCTGCTGGGAGAGAATGCAAAGTTGGATTACTTAGCCAGAATCAAATTGGGTTGAATAAATCTGTGAGGGCCTGGACGAACACACAAGCTGTCTAATTGAGAAAGCATAGCAGATGTGCTTATCAAATTCATACAAAAACGTCAAAGCCTGGGATATGCCTGCGTGTGGGTGTGCTGTGCCAAAGAAAACATAGTGTGTCTAGATCATTTTGAATCCTTTCGTGATGCCATAGATGGAAATGGTAGAAGCAGGCCAGCTATTTTAGAACTGAAATGTATGCAAAACACTCCATAAGTCTCCTTACCTCTCGGAGCTTGACGAGTGTGAGAACATGCACTGGAGCCGGCACATGAAGTTCTTTCCACTGTGTAGGAATAAGAAAATACATGAATGCACATCCCAGATGGATTTACCGCTGTTAAATTAGTCTCCAGTGGAGCTGTAGAAGAATGTGGAGCATGTAAGTAATTAGAAAAGAGAGCATGTGGCATGTGAAGTTAGATGAGGATTATCGGGAGATCCGAAGACGCGCGCATTATATTGTCACTTGTGCTGTTGCCTTTGACTTGTTTGTCCTCACTAAGGTTACGAAATCCAGTGTGACATTGTTAAATTAGATTAAAGgttgtttatttcttcttcttcttcttcttcttcttcttttttaaatatcagcTTGAAGCAAGCAGTCATCAGAACAACGTGAAAGTCTGAGTTTAGGGTAAAGTCGAAGTTTCACTCACATGTTCttgtttctcttcctgtcatCTCTGTCCATGATGAAGTGCTGTGTGTTGAGTGGTTCGATGATTAGGCTGGGCATTGTTTTGTTAAGTCCACACTCTCAGGCTCTTGGTCCTGGTCATGCTGCGGCTGAGAGACTCTTAGGAGGGTTCCCCCTGCGATGCAGCTTTTTATACCGAGGTTTTCCTGTTGCTAAGTGCTGGGACCGCTGGGATACATCAGCAGCTCAGCCCAGACGAAGAGGAAGcaccccttcctcctccttctcctgttcctcctctcctcctacCTCACAGCTAGAAACAACACATACTCACACTGTGCTGCATGTGTGCCTCCCTCCTCTTGATTCCTTACTCCCTTTAatgtctctctgtttcttttccttccctTCTGCTATTGCAGCTCCTATCTCCTCCCGGCTGGGTCGGCCGAGTAAACAGCACTCTCTGTGGCCGCGAGCATGCTGCGTTCCCATTATTTTTAGTCCGTCAGCACAGATGCAAATGACAGTAACGGTGACAGAGATAGGCAAATCCTGACCTTTGCACACTGTGTGTTTAGAGAGACTATGAAATGCAGCTGAAACGTGACGGCTGTTGAAGACAAACTGAAGGGCACTCCTTCTGCCTTTTGCACAACAGCACCATTCATTGATGCAGCAAAGTGAAATTCATCAAAAATGTGGCGGAAATTCCCGCAACACCAGGCCAGAAACACATGTGAGAAAGAGGAAACTGCAACCGGGTTGCAACAGACGTCCAACAAAGCAACAGGAAGTCAAAAACACCGTCGAAACGTCACGTCATGACCGCTGTTGTTTCACCCACAAAGTTATTACTCTATTATCAAAAATCTTGCTGAAATCCTTTTTCTGTAAGATGCTATAAATTTGGAGCTGCAAGGTTTTcagacatcctgcagaaacTCACTTCCTCACTCAACAATGGTATTTCTCCTGATAGcactattaaaaaaaggaaaaagaaatgggtgTATACACAGTTGCACAAACATTTATACTTATTTCGGTGATTTtgattcagtaaaaaaaataaataaataaaaataacgcATTAACTCACACAGGGGAGAGATCTCCAACAACGATACATACCACAACGGCAAACATGCAGGTTTTCTGCCAATGTCAACAGACCCACACATATTTTGATGGACCACAGCTTTTCATATTTGAGCCTGTTCGCTGTTAGGGGGGGACCGGGAACAGACAGGGGTGAGTAGAAACAACTGGGGTCAGCCAGAGATCGAGACGTGGTGTGAGAACGGAGCAGTGAACTGTACAGTGTCATGGCAAGAAGACAAGCTTCAGCTGAAATTAGCGTTAGTAACGCTGACCCCTGACACTTCATGCTTCTCTCAAATCAGCTGTGATCTGTAACAGATATCTTGGCCCGTGTGTTTGAACACAGATTACTGCTGATAGTTACGGCAGCAGAAAGGGCTGTGGGAATTCACAGGCTTCTGAGTCGGATCCCCACAACGTTTTGTACCGTAAGGAGGcggtgtgcgtgtttgtgtatTATTGTATTAGAAGAATCCTGATTGTTTCAGAGCAAATTACGGTAAAAACGTGTGAAAGTAGGTACACTGAAGAAGCACAGATCAAATCATCTGTCCACCAATTCGTCTTTGATTTTTAAGAACTGAGTGTCCCACCACTTTCCTAAtcttaaatttacattttccctGAATAGTGACTTGCAAAGTGGCTTTCTGGGATAAAAAGTCAGACTTCTTCTTTGCTGAAATGTTGATGATCCCTTGGATAGAAGTGCTTTCTTCCCTCTAAAAAGTATACTCTAAGAAGTCTACTCTGAGGTTCAGCAAAGACCTGGGGCAAAGATCACAGAGTGGCCGCTTCTTATATTAATTGATCTTGTATGTTGATGTTGTCACATGTTTTGTTGTACAGCTCTGTTCAGGAGTTGCACTGCAacgatgcaaaaaaaaaccaaaaacaaacaaacagaaaaataaataaataaacagatgaGGACAGATGAGACAGTTGGATTGCAATTCTGTCAACCATAAAACTACAAAGTCCAGAAGAATATGGACTGGAGgtcatgactctctggaggaaaacacagttGCTTTTGTTCATCTGCTCCAGCATGTGCAGACGATCTGTTTACGGCTGTGATGTGCAGGCGTAGTGTCctagaaaagttgcattttccttgttttcagtggcttcatgCACCGTTGTTGCATAAACGAACCCCTACAATGCAACAGTTTGTCAACATGGTGGTCCCGAAACAAAGCCATTTCAGGCCAACACCACACACTTTCTAGACTGTCTAAAAAGAACATAAATGTTGCCAAATAGTACTAATGTTTAAACAGTGCAATTAAGATTCAGCAAGGAACTGTATTACTTATAGCATAAGACATCGGAGCACCACCGCTCTGCTTGGATAAGCTTctactttgaaataagttttgagctcatagttttttttttttttttccttacattAAATCAAAAATTATGTGAGCCGTAGGCAATTAAAACTGCTTTAAACAGACTTTATAGGACAAGGCACAGGTCTAAAATCTGTCTGTGTAGATAAATAACATTTGCAGAAAGAGGTGTGAATCATcagtgaaaatgtattttcactctcTGCCCCCCCAAGTAACACTTTGCACTCCATCTGATTCAAATCCATTTAATGTATATAGACCTGTGCCTCTATTGTAGCTGATGTTGAAAGTTTAGATAAGTCAAATACACTGttctgaagcagttttttttttttttaacacctctGCTCAGAACCTGCTGCCATCCCCTGCCTTCTCACCATCTGCCCTTTGGCTTGGCTTCACTGAAGCTGCATTCCCTCTTTTGCCCAAACACGGTTATAAGTACTGAGGCGTTACGAAGAGACACCAAACACTGTGAACTGAGGGCTTATTCTGTGTCCATAGCTACAGTATGGAGGGACACAGCTTTGAATAAGGAGTCTGATTCAGGGCCTTCGCCTTTTGCATCCAGATCTGATTGTGAAGTCCCTCCAACTGTGACTCTCAGGACTAACGCCGTGCCACTGACAGTACTCACTTCCTCATTGCTGCCATGGTAACGGGGCTAAGGGAAAACAGTGACAGATTGTGCGTGAAGAAAAGCATGCCATGTGATGGGGGAGATGTGAGACCTTTGTCAGTTATCACGGACAACCTCTGACATCCCGATGTACTCAGAGTCTGTGACGTAGAACTTCGAAATAACTGTCGTGCCCATAAATAAAAGTGCCTGGAGCCCTTTTCTGGTGATACCTGGAAACGCTTTCAGTCTGTAGTCTGCCGTTTGGAATTGCAATCGCTTCAGTATGTGTTCGTAAACTTATTTTCCTATGATGCTTTTCCAAATTAATCTCCCCTGAAAGCTACAGCATTATTAAAATTTCATGGCATGCACTGTACTCGCTCAAGgataaagagaagaaaaacagtttaaagaAATGCTGAGGTTTCATGTCTTCAGTCAGTTTCAAACACTAAATATAACAAATAACAACCATTCCCCAGGCTAAAGTACTTTTGGTGCCGAGACATGCCTGCATGAGGAATTCAGGATGCAAACCACAAATATCCACCGTCAAAATCCATCAGGGTTTCTCTAATGGctcagacatttttaaagtagGAGAGGGATTCTAGGATCTATTCAGTGTAATTAAGGAAGGAGAGAACGTAAACAATCCTTAACAAGGAAAAATATGAAGGCATTGTCCTGAGAGAAGATGCAAACTTGCTCAAAATCTTACTTTCAGCATGCAAGGAAACCAGCATCAGGAAATTCCCCAAAGCAAGAATAATGTCTGGACACTGTCCAGGAGATTTATTTAAGACTGACGCACATTAAAAAGATCAAAGAGAATACATTTTATGAAGGACTTTGAAATGAGATGGCTAAAGTTAGTTGGACAAAGCATAAAAGTACAatagctattaaaaaaaaaaaaaaaaccttccagacAACGATATGTGTATGTAAGCATATGTTTTTGTAAATTATTGTATAGTTTTataatgtcaattttttttttcatatgtcatattttgatgggaaaaaaaagtctgaaaaagagcaaaaaacatCACCAGTTAAAATATATCTTAAACTGCATCA
The window above is part of the Salarias fasciatus chromosome 23, fSalaFa1.1, whole genome shotgun sequence genome. Proteins encoded here:
- the LOC115381543 gene encoding regulator of G-protein signaling 21-like isoform X2, translating into MPSLIIEPLNTQHFIMDRDDRKRNKNIGKNFMCRLQCMFSHSSSSERLSLEDTQQWSQSLERLLESKYGLATFRNFLKSEYSDENIEFWLTCEDYKKIKSSFRMSSRAKKIYEQFIKAESPKEINIDYHTREQIKRNVKTPTMHCFDDAQKIVYGLMERDSYPRFLRSDIYRTLLENLAADATKG
- the LOC115381543 gene encoding regulator of G-protein signaling 21-like isoform X1, whose amino-acid sequence is MPSLIIEPLNTQHFIMDRDDRKRNKNIGKNFMCRLQCMFSHSSSSESRLSLEDTQQWSQSLERLLESKYGLATFRNFLKSEYSDENIEFWLTCEDYKKIKSSFRMSSRAKKIYEQFIKAESPKEINIDYHTREQIKRNVKTPTMHCFDDAQKIVYGLMERDSYPRFLRSDIYRTLLENLAADATKG